A segment of the Aureliella helgolandensis genome:
CGTTAATCTTGCTGCGAATATTGATCCAAATACGATGGGTCTTGGCTGCAACGCTACCATCGTCCTCAGCCTCTTCGCCATTGAGTTCCACATACTCTTGCAACTTGCTGGCCATGGCCGATCGTTGATCACCGATGTCCTTGAACAAGGTTTTCAGAGTCGCATCGTCGATCTCTTCTGCCGATTCGTGGAAGCCGTTGTAGGAGTCGATATTGGCTTGAATCAACTTCTGCAACTTATTAACAGTCGTTTCGTTCAGGTCGGTTTTAGTTTCGAGGCTCATTGTGGTTTCCTTAATAAAAGGGAATCAAGTTCTGAAGCAGCAGCAGTTTCTCGCCTGCTGATGCGTGTTGATAATTCTCGATAAGCAAACGTTGTGCCACAGCATCCACACGTCATACTGAGG
Coding sequences within it:
- a CDS encoding PA2169 family four-helix-bundle protein; the encoded protein is MSLETKTDLNETTVNKLQKLIQANIDSYNGFHESAEEIDDATLKTLFKDIGDQRSAMASKLQEYVELNGEEAEDDGSVAAKTHRIWINIRSKINGGDPYVILIEAERGEDHIKAAYEDVLKETAGSAMNDLLTEQYRGVKAGHDRIRDLRDSYKNR